A single region of the Rhizobium grahamii genome encodes:
- a CDS encoding transcriptional regulator NanR: protein MTQPIEQIVRRKLSDEVFDRLERMITSGELQPGDEMPSERVLMERFGVGRPAIREAMQSLANKGLVNISHGERAKVLKLTARSIFQQVDLTAKIMLSQSSDSLEHLKSARIFFERGMAREAAQRATKADISDLKEIIERQRNSLGQAEEFIAADMHFHTRIAQISGNPIYVAVSEAMLAWLKQYHTEMLIWTGKEKFTLVEHEEIVDRLEAGDAEGSETAILKHLERSRALYSK from the coding sequence ATGACCCAACCCATCGAACAAATCGTCCGTCGGAAATTGTCCGACGAGGTGTTTGATCGACTAGAACGGATGATCACTTCAGGCGAGTTGCAGCCGGGTGACGAGATGCCGTCGGAACGTGTTCTGATGGAGCGGTTTGGTGTCGGACGGCCGGCGATCCGAGAAGCGATGCAGTCGCTCGCGAACAAGGGTCTCGTCAACATCTCGCACGGGGAGCGCGCGAAGGTCCTGAAGCTCACCGCGCGGTCGATCTTTCAGCAGGTCGATCTCACCGCGAAGATCATGCTGTCGCAGTCATCGGACTCGCTTGAGCATCTGAAGAGTGCGCGTATCTTCTTTGAGCGCGGCATGGCGCGAGAAGCGGCGCAACGGGCAACCAAAGCGGACATCAGCGACCTCAAGGAGATCATCGAGCGTCAGCGCAACTCGCTGGGGCAGGCCGAGGAGTTCATTGCGGCGGACATGCATTTCCATACCCGCATCGCGCAGATTTCGGGCAACCCCATCTATGTCGCGGTCAGCGAGGCGATGCTTGCGTGGTTGAAGCAATACCACACGGAGATGCTGATCTGGACGGGCAAGGAGAAGTTCACGCTCGTCGAGCACGAGGAGATCGTCGACCGCCTGGAGGCAGGGGACGCCGAGGGCTCCGAAACGGCCATCCTGAAGCATCTCGAACGCTCGAGAGCGCTGTACTCGAAGTGA
- a CDS encoding 6,7-dimethyl-8-ribityllumazine synthase, translating into MLQTAVTTQKRIAVIRARWHADIVDNAVDSFVAEWGNLGRSSSDVEIIDVPGALEIPLHAQTLIGTGKYDAVIGCAFVVDGGIYRHDFVAGTVLDGLMRVQLDTGTPVLSVVLTPHHFQESEAHIGFFKQHFVTKGKEAANACAAILGARAKLLASVG; encoded by the coding sequence ATGCTTCAAACTGCAGTCACCACCCAAAAACGGATCGCGGTCATCCGGGCTCGCTGGCACGCCGACATCGTCGACAACGCCGTCGACTCGTTCGTGGCCGAATGGGGCAATCTTGGTCGGTCGTCTTCCGATGTCGAGATCATTGACGTTCCCGGCGCCTTGGAGATCCCTCTCCATGCTCAAACGCTGATCGGCACCGGAAAATACGATGCTGTCATTGGCTGCGCATTCGTCGTCGACGGCGGGATCTATCGCCATGACTTCGTCGCGGGAACCGTTCTTGACGGACTGATGCGCGTTCAGCTCGACACCGGCACGCCGGTCCTTTCCGTCGTTCTCACGCCACACCATTTCCAGGAATCCGAAGCTCACATCGGCTTCTTCAAGCAGCACTTCGTGACGAAGGGCAAGGAAGCCGCAAACGCCTGCGCCGCGATCCTCGGTGCCAGAGCAAAGCTTCTCGCCAGCGTCGGGTAA
- the dhaL gene encoding dihydroxyacetone kinase subunit DhaL: MQVDVVRLQEMFGAIAQAMAREKERLCELDGVIGDADHGIAMELGFSAAAKAVAALDPATSDPTAVFNTAAKSFLSAVGASSGPLYATAFMRAGAAVKGKPSLTDGDMIDAFEAMAKGIQDRGKAEPGEKTMVDAWAPAAAAARSAQLEGKPLVACLEAALDAATKGAEATKDMIAAKGRSSRLGDRVIGHMDPGAASAVVLIDTIARSFDA; the protein is encoded by the coding sequence ATGCAGGTTGATGTCGTTCGACTGCAGGAGATGTTCGGCGCGATCGCACAGGCGATGGCGCGCGAGAAGGAACGGCTGTGCGAACTCGATGGCGTGATCGGAGACGCCGACCATGGGATTGCAATGGAGCTTGGCTTTTCTGCCGCGGCGAAGGCCGTCGCGGCGCTTGATCCTGCCACAAGTGACCCAACCGCCGTTTTCAACACCGCGGCCAAGTCTTTTCTGTCGGCAGTCGGCGCCTCGTCCGGTCCTCTTTATGCGACTGCATTCATGCGTGCAGGCGCCGCGGTGAAGGGTAAGCCTTCACTCACCGACGGCGACATGATCGACGCCTTCGAAGCTATGGCAAAGGGCATTCAGGATCGTGGCAAGGCAGAGCCGGGCGAAAAGACGATGGTCGATGCCTGGGCGCCTGCGGCGGCGGCGGCAAGATCCGCACAGCTTGAGGGTAAACCGCTTGTCGCTTGCCTGGAAGCGGCGTTGGACGCTGCAACGAAGGGCGCCGAGGCCACCAAAGACATGATTGCGGCCAAGGGACGTTCGTCGCGGCTTGGGGATCGCGTCATCGGTCATATGGACCCCGGAGCGGCATCGGCCGTCGTGCTGATCGACACAATAGCGCGCTCCTTCGACGCTTGA
- a CDS encoding dihydroxyacetone kinase subunit DhaK has translation MKTKKLINAGENAVDEMLEGILSAHPDHLYAVDGMPRAIVARHGPRQGKVGLVIGGGSGHEPSFLGFVGKGLADAAAVGNVFASPPPDPIIACATAVNGGAGVLFLYGNYAGDVMNFDMAAEMLAMDDLEVRTVLSTDDVASAPADQREKRRGVAGNVFIFKAAGAACDLMYSLDEVERVARFANERTYTMGVALSPCSLPQTLKPNFAIGESEMEIGMGIHGEPGVARGELAPADAVTDTLLDKILEEMKASAGDRVAVLINSLGSTPLMELYIMMRRVKQRLDQMGLVIHTSLVGNYCTSLEMAGASITLMHLDHELQRLIDHPCDCAMFRVG, from the coding sequence GTGAAGACGAAGAAGCTTATCAATGCCGGCGAAAACGCCGTCGACGAAATGCTGGAGGGCATTCTTTCCGCTCATCCGGATCATCTCTATGCCGTTGACGGTATGCCGCGGGCAATCGTCGCCCGTCATGGACCGCGACAGGGTAAGGTCGGGCTCGTCATCGGTGGCGGCTCCGGACACGAGCCAAGCTTTCTGGGCTTCGTCGGCAAGGGACTTGCCGATGCGGCTGCCGTCGGCAACGTCTTCGCATCTCCTCCGCCCGATCCGATCATCGCCTGCGCAACCGCGGTCAACGGTGGCGCCGGTGTTCTGTTCCTGTACGGCAACTATGCCGGCGACGTCATGAACTTCGACATGGCGGCCGAAATGCTTGCCATGGACGACCTCGAAGTCAGGACAGTCCTGTCAACCGACGATGTCGCATCGGCTCCTGCAGATCAGCGCGAGAAGCGCCGAGGCGTTGCCGGCAACGTATTCATTTTCAAGGCAGCCGGTGCGGCCTGCGACCTGATGTATTCCCTTGATGAGGTCGAACGTGTCGCTCGCTTTGCGAACGAGCGCACCTACACCATGGGTGTTGCCCTTTCCCCCTGCTCGCTTCCACAGACGCTAAAGCCGAATTTTGCCATCGGCGAGAGCGAGATGGAAATCGGCATGGGCATTCATGGCGAACCGGGCGTGGCCCGCGGCGAGCTCGCTCCCGCCGACGCGGTGACCGACACGCTGCTCGACAAGATCCTTGAAGAGATGAAGGCCTCGGCAGGCGATCGCGTCGCCGTCCTGATCAATTCGCTCGGCTCCACGCCGCTGATGGAGCTTTACATTATGATGCGACGCGTGAAGCAGCGCCTCGATCAGATGGGTCTCGTCATTCACACCTCGCTCGTCGGCAACTACTGCACATCGCTGGAGATGGCGGGCGCTTCGATCACCTTGATGCATCTCGATCACGAGCTGCAGCGCCTGATCGATCATCCGTGCGACTGCGCGATGTTCAGGGTGGGCTAA
- a CDS encoding RpiB/LacA/LacB family sugar-phosphate isomerase, which yields MKLAIAGDSAGEGLAKVLADHLKDRFDVHEVSRTSEGADPFYANLSDRVASGVLDGTYDRAILVCGTGIGVCISANKVPGIRAALTHDTYSAERAALSNNAQIITMGARVIGSELAKSIADAFLTQTFDEQGRSASNVNAINELDTKYHSR from the coding sequence ATGAAGCTTGCAATCGCAGGAGACAGCGCGGGCGAAGGCCTGGCGAAGGTTCTCGCCGATCACCTGAAGGACCGTTTCGACGTTCATGAGGTATCGCGCACGTCCGAAGGGGCGGATCCGTTCTACGCAAACCTCTCCGACCGCGTCGCGTCGGGCGTCCTCGACGGCACCTATGATCGCGCGATCCTGGTCTGCGGCACCGGAATCGGCGTCTGCATTTCGGCAAACAAGGTGCCGGGTATTCGCGCTGCACTCACCCATGACACCTATTCGGCGGAACGTGCAGCCCTGTCGAACAACGCGCAGATCATCACCATGGGCGCCCGCGTCATCGGTAGCGAACTCGCCAAGTCGATCGCGGACGCTTTTCTGACGCAGACGTTCGACGAGCAGGGTCGCTCCGCCAGCAACGTCAACGCTATCAACGAGCTTGATACAAAGTATCACAGCCGCTAG
- a CDS encoding triose-phosphate isomerase — protein sequence MTDNPQFWIGTSWKMNKTLAEAKHFASGLQAADAARDARIQRFVIPPFTAVREVKAMLADTSVKVGAQNMHWADQGAWTGEVSPLMLKDCNLDIVELGHSERREFFGETDETVGLKTEAAVRHGLIPLICIGETLSDRESGQAAKILETQVRGALGKLSASQKSAQILLAYEPVWAIGEKGIPASADYADARQAEIIAVAEDVLGRQIPCLYGGSVNPQNCEELISCPHIDGLFIGRSAWNVEGYLDILAKCAAKL from the coding sequence ATGACCGACAACCCGCAGTTCTGGATCGGAACCAGTTGGAAAATGAACAAGACGCTTGCGGAGGCCAAGCACTTCGCAAGTGGCCTGCAGGCTGCGGACGCCGCCCGCGATGCGCGCATCCAACGCTTTGTCATTCCGCCCTTCACGGCCGTTCGTGAAGTGAAAGCAATGCTTGCCGACACCTCCGTCAAGGTCGGAGCCCAGAACATGCACTGGGCCGATCAGGGCGCCTGGACCGGAGAGGTCTCGCCGCTGATGCTGAAGGATTGCAACCTCGACATCGTCGAGCTTGGCCACTCCGAGCGTCGCGAGTTCTTTGGCGAAACGGACGAAACGGTCGGGCTGAAGACCGAGGCTGCCGTCCGCCACGGTCTCATTCCCTTGATTTGCATCGGTGAGACCCTTTCGGACCGCGAAAGCGGACAGGCCGCAAAAATCCTCGAGACGCAGGTTCGTGGCGCGCTGGGCAAGCTATCGGCGTCGCAGAAATCTGCACAAATCCTCCTTGCCTACGAGCCCGTCTGGGCAATCGGTGAGAAGGGAATTCCGGCGAGCGCCGACTATGCGGATGCCCGCCAGGCAGAGATCATCGCCGTCGCCGAAGACGTCCTCGGGCGCCAGATCCCTTGCCTCTACGGCGGTTCGGTCAATCCGCAAAACTGCGAGGAACTCATTTCCTGCCCGCATATCGACGGGCTTTTCATCGGCCGTTCTGCCTGGAATGTCGAAGGCTATCTCGACATCCTCGCCAAATGCGCCGCCAAACTCTGA
- a CDS encoding DeoR/GlpR family DNA-binding transcription regulator: protein MKREERQQSIINLLVESKTVDLDDLADRFTVSKMTIHRDLDELEQAGVLRKVRGGATIDAGTQFESDFRIRERQGNEAKIAMARAALSLVEPGMTVMVNDGSMAAVLGEMLLHKRPLTLITNNAAIMERLKGESGITLIALGGIYSPKFNAFLGVVTEEALFRLRADIAFISTPAVSGRLAYHMDDNVVRAKRAMMSSATRKCLLVNHQRFGHTALHAMAELADFDAIITDSAPGVAVQEEFDRQGIRLTIAATQE, encoded by the coding sequence ATGAAGCGCGAGGAGCGGCAGCAGTCGATCATCAACCTGCTCGTCGAAAGCAAGACCGTCGACCTCGATGATCTTGCAGATCGCTTCACTGTCTCGAAAATGACGATCCATCGCGATCTCGACGAACTCGAGCAAGCGGGTGTCCTTCGCAAGGTCCGCGGCGGCGCGACGATTGATGCCGGCACCCAGTTCGAAAGCGATTTCCGCATCCGTGAGCGGCAGGGTAACGAAGCTAAGATTGCCATGGCACGCGCGGCTCTCTCGCTCGTCGAACCGGGCATGACAGTCATGGTCAATGACGGATCGATGGCCGCTGTCCTCGGCGAGATGCTGCTGCACAAGCGACCGCTGACGCTGATCACCAACAATGCGGCGATCATGGAAAGACTGAAGGGCGAATCCGGGATCACGCTGATTGCCCTTGGCGGTATCTATTCGCCGAAGTTCAATGCCTTTCTCGGCGTCGTGACTGAGGAGGCGCTGTTTCGGTTGCGAGCTGACATCGCTTTCATCTCGACACCTGCTGTCAGCGGCAGGCTCGCCTATCACATGGACGACAATGTCGTGCGGGCGAAGCGGGCAATGATGTCGTCGGCGACGCGCAAGTGCCTACTCGTGAACCACCAGCGTTTTGGCCACACGGCCCTGCATGCCATGGCCGAGCTCGCCGACTTCGATGCCATTATCACCGACAGCGCCCCCGGCGTTGCCGTTCAGGAGGAGTTCGATCGGCAAGGCATCCGCCTGACGATCGCCGCAACGCAGGAATAG